In Rathayibacter sp. VKM Ac-2762, one DNA window encodes the following:
- the pnuC gene encoding nicotinamide riboside transporter PnuC gives MDLVHWLFDAQIVIGEQTVLWREVIGNVFGLLSALGGMRRKVWAWPVGLIGNVLLFTVFMGALFGTPNPVNLLGQAGRQVMFILVSVYGWYRWTHRPDDSTTLIEPRWASWRTRGLLVLGMVGGTAVLTPVFRALGSYEPVWSDAWIFVGSVLATYGMAKGWTEFWLIWVAVDLVGVPLLFSAGYYASGLMYVFYGAFTLVGFFVWMRQGTRPSAAPITVG, from the coding sequence ACTGGCTGTTCGACGCGCAGATCGTCATCGGCGAGCAGACCGTCCTCTGGCGGGAGGTCATCGGCAACGTCTTCGGGCTCCTCAGCGCCCTCGGCGGGATGCGGCGGAAGGTCTGGGCCTGGCCCGTCGGCCTCATCGGCAACGTGCTGCTGTTCACGGTCTTCATGGGCGCCCTGTTCGGCACTCCGAACCCCGTCAACCTGCTCGGCCAGGCCGGGCGGCAGGTGATGTTCATCCTGGTCAGCGTCTACGGCTGGTACCGGTGGACCCACCGCCCCGACGACTCGACCACCTTGATCGAGCCGCGCTGGGCGTCGTGGCGCACCCGCGGCCTGCTGGTGCTCGGGATGGTCGGCGGCACCGCGGTGCTGACGCCCGTGTTCCGCGCGCTCGGCTCCTACGAGCCGGTCTGGAGCGACGCGTGGATCTTCGTCGGCTCCGTCCTCGCCACCTACGGCATGGCGAAGGGCTGGACCGAGTTCTGGCTCATCTGGGTGGCCGTCGACCTGGTCGGCGTGCCGCTGCTGTTCTCGGCCGGCTACTACGCGTCGGGGCTGATGTACGTCTTCTACGGCGCGTTCACCCTGGTCGGCTTCTTCGTCTGGATGCGGCAGGGCACCCGTCCGTCCGCCGCTCCGATCACGGTCGGCTAG
- a CDS encoding BLUF domain-containing protein gives MLSLVYSSRTSAGFTDADLPALLAQCRANNERLGLTGMLLHRDGRFLQVLEGPDEVLRERMAVIAADERHAQLRTLLEEPIRERLFPEWSMAFESAADAEAAGLRTSFDDLDDTEAESATLPALRELIRFFRERS, from the coding sequence ATGCTCTCCCTCGTCTACTCCAGCCGCACCTCCGCCGGCTTCACGGACGCCGACCTCCCCGCGCTGCTCGCCCAGTGTCGCGCGAACAACGAGCGTCTCGGCCTGACCGGCATGCTCCTGCACCGCGACGGCCGGTTCCTCCAGGTGCTCGAGGGGCCGGACGAGGTCCTGCGCGAGCGGATGGCCGTCATCGCCGCCGACGAGCGCCACGCGCAGCTGCGCACCCTCCTCGAGGAGCCGATCCGGGAGCGGCTCTTCCCGGAGTGGTCGATGGCGTTCGAGTCCGCCGCCGACGCCGAGGCCGCCGGGCTGCGCACCTCCTTCGACGACCTCGACGACACCGAGGCCGAGAGCGCGACGCTCCCGGCGCTGCGCGAGCTCATCCGCTTCTTCCGCGAGCGGAGCTAG
- a CDS encoding PadR family transcriptional regulator, with product MATDAEKILTNLRKGVVEFCVLAAISGEPKYGRDLALTLSEKGLLAGEGTLYPLLSRLRDSGLVSTELTDPSLGRQRRYYTLAPAGRARLEEFRAAWVPFRSTVDDLLETH from the coding sequence ATGGCGACGGACGCGGAGAAGATCCTCACGAACCTCCGGAAGGGGGTCGTCGAGTTCTGCGTCCTGGCCGCGATCTCGGGCGAGCCGAAGTACGGACGCGACCTCGCGCTCACCCTGAGCGAGAAGGGCCTGCTCGCCGGCGAGGGCACGCTCTACCCCCTGCTCTCACGCCTGCGCGACAGCGGACTCGTCTCGACGGAGCTCACCGACCCGAGCCTCGGACGACAGCGGCGCTACTACACCCTCGCTCCCGCAGGCCGCGCCCGGCTCGAGGAGTTCCGGGCGGCCTGGGTGCCGTTCCGATCCACCGTCGACGACCTCCTGGAGACGCACTGA
- a CDS encoding LacI family DNA-binding transcriptional regulator produces MPEDKPASRAPSIYDVARAAGVSHQTVSRVLNDHPSLRAETKKRVLEVMAELDYRPNLAARALVTSRTRTVGVLSSQSLQYGPASSIQAIEVAARDAGYLVVTANVDGTDGASIQAGIRHLLNQAVEGLVVVAPQIRVFDILSGVALRIPHVTLQTSEDDRDDALYVDQMAGARIATGHLIDLGHTEIVHLAGPQDWIEAEARMRGYLAELDHRSIPLRPPLLGDWSAERGHRVGLELSRFLDFTAVFAGNDQMALGLMSAFHERGVRVPEDVSVIGFDDIPEAAFYWPPLTSVRQDFVELGRRCVAALLSLIEGDRPEKAAPIAPQLVVRGSTAVPRSASVTASR; encoded by the coding sequence ATGCCGGAAGACAAGCCCGCGTCGCGGGCGCCGAGCATCTACGACGTCGCCCGCGCGGCCGGCGTCTCGCACCAGACCGTCTCCCGGGTCCTGAACGACCACCCGAGCCTCCGCGCCGAGACGAAGAAGCGCGTGCTCGAGGTCATGGCCGAGCTCGACTACCGCCCCAACCTCGCCGCGCGGGCACTGGTCACCAGCCGCACCCGCACCGTCGGCGTGCTGTCCTCGCAGAGCCTGCAGTACGGTCCGGCCTCCAGCATCCAGGCCATCGAGGTGGCGGCGCGCGACGCGGGCTACCTCGTCGTCACGGCCAACGTCGACGGCACCGACGGCGCGTCGATCCAGGCCGGGATCCGGCATCTGCTCAACCAGGCGGTCGAGGGCCTCGTGGTCGTCGCCCCGCAGATCCGCGTCTTCGACATCCTCTCCGGAGTCGCGCTGCGCATCCCGCACGTGACGCTGCAGACGAGCGAGGACGACCGCGACGACGCGCTCTACGTCGACCAGATGGCCGGCGCCCGCATCGCCACCGGACACCTGATCGACCTCGGGCACACCGAGATCGTGCACCTCGCCGGCCCGCAGGACTGGATCGAGGCCGAGGCGCGGATGCGCGGCTACCTCGCCGAGCTCGACCACCGCTCGATCCCGCTGCGCCCGCCGCTGCTCGGCGACTGGAGCGCCGAGCGCGGCCACCGCGTGGGCCTCGAGCTCTCGCGCTTTCTCGACTTCACCGCGGTGTTCGCGGGGAACGACCAGATGGCGCTCGGACTGATGAGCGCGTTCCACGAGCGCGGGGTCCGCGTGCCGGAGGACGTCAGCGTCATCGGCTTCGACGACATCCCCGAGGCTGCGTTCTACTGGCCGCCGCTGACCAGCGTCCGCCAGGACTTCGTGGAGCTCGGACGCCGGTGCGTGGCCGCGCTGCTCAGCCTGATCGAGGGCGACCGGCCGGAGAAGGCGGCGCCGATCGCTCCGCAGCTGGTCGTCCGCGGATCCACAGCCGTCCCCCGGAGCGCGAGCGTCACCGCCTCGCGCTGA
- a CDS encoding SDR family oxidoreductase, whose amino-acid sequence MTKTWFITGASKGFGREWAEAALERGDSVAGTARRIETLDALVEEYPDTFLPLTLDVTDRAAGFAAVQAAAERFGRLDVVINNAGYGHFGMIEELTEEEVRAQLETNVFGALWVTQAALPILREQGSGHIVQVSSIGGISAFPSIGAYHASKWALEGFTQSLAAEVAGFGIHVTLVEPGGYSTDWSGPSASRSEPIAAYDEVREAASRRPSAAQQGDPRASRLGILAVVDADEPPLRIFFGRAPLGIATADYETRLETWKRWNDVSIAAHGE is encoded by the coding sequence ATGACGAAGACCTGGTTCATCACCGGCGCCTCGAAGGGCTTCGGCCGCGAGTGGGCCGAGGCGGCGCTCGAGCGCGGCGATTCGGTCGCCGGCACCGCCCGCCGGATCGAGACCCTCGACGCTCTCGTCGAGGAGTATCCGGACACGTTCCTCCCGCTGACCCTCGACGTGACCGACCGCGCGGCCGGCTTCGCCGCGGTGCAGGCCGCGGCCGAGCGGTTCGGCCGGCTGGACGTCGTGATCAACAACGCCGGCTACGGGCACTTCGGCATGATCGAGGAGCTCACCGAGGAGGAGGTCCGCGCGCAGCTCGAGACCAACGTCTTCGGCGCCCTCTGGGTCACCCAGGCCGCGCTGCCGATCCTCCGCGAGCAGGGCTCGGGCCACATCGTCCAGGTGTCGAGCATCGGCGGCATCAGCGCGTTCCCCTCGATCGGCGCGTACCACGCGTCGAAGTGGGCGCTCGAGGGCTTCACCCAGTCGCTGGCCGCCGAGGTCGCCGGCTTCGGGATCCACGTGACCCTCGTCGAGCCCGGCGGGTACTCGACCGACTGGTCCGGTCCCTCCGCGTCGCGCAGCGAGCCGATCGCTGCGTACGACGAGGTCCGCGAGGCAGCGAGCCGACGCCCCTCCGCCGCTCAGCAGGGCGACCCGCGGGCCTCGCGCCTCGGGATCCTCGCGGTCGTGGACGCGGACGAGCCGCCGCTGCGGATCTTCTTCGGGCGCGCGCCGCTGGGCATCGCGACGGCGGACTACGAGACGCGCCTCGAGACCTGGAAGCGCTGGAACGACGTGTCGATCGCCGCTCACGGCGAGTGA
- the chvE gene encoding multiple monosaccharide ABC transporter substrate-binding protein: MKRALIAGIAGGAMILSLAACSSGTGGGSGSGSGDGGLVGVAMPTKSSERWIADGNNVKSQLEEAGYQVDLQYAEDDIPTQVSQLENMITKGAKALIVASIDGTTLTSVLEEAKANDIPVIAYDRLIRDSENVDYYATFDNYKVGVQQATSLLAGLGLTDLTGAKAADAPAGPFNVELFAGSPDDNNATFFFNGAMDTLQPYIDDKTLVVKSGETDFNTVATLRWDGEVAQSRMEDILTKTYSDGSKVQGVLSPYDGLSRGIISALTDAGYTVGSDFPIITGQDAELDSVKAIIAGEQYATIYKDTRELAKEAVKMAQAVLEGTEPEVNDTDTYDNGKKVVPSFLLEPVIVTKDQIQSVLVDGGYYTDAEVNG, encoded by the coding sequence ATGAAGCGCGCTCTCATCGCCGGCATCGCCGGCGGAGCGATGATCCTCTCCCTCGCCGCCTGCTCCTCCGGAACCGGTGGCGGCTCGGGCTCGGGATCCGGCGACGGCGGCCTCGTCGGCGTCGCGATGCCGACCAAGTCGTCCGAGCGCTGGATCGCTGACGGCAACAACGTCAAGTCGCAGCTCGAGGAGGCCGGCTACCAGGTCGACCTGCAGTACGCCGAGGACGACATCCCCACCCAGGTCTCGCAGCTCGAGAACATGATCACCAAGGGCGCCAAGGCCCTGATCGTCGCCTCGATCGACGGCACCACCCTCACGAGCGTGCTCGAGGAGGCCAAGGCCAACGACATCCCCGTCATCGCCTACGACCGCCTCATCCGCGACTCCGAGAACGTGGACTACTACGCCACGTTCGACAACTACAAGGTGGGCGTCCAGCAGGCCACCTCGCTCCTCGCGGGCCTCGGTCTCACCGACCTCACCGGCGCGAAGGCCGCCGACGCCCCCGCCGGCCCCTTCAACGTCGAGCTGTTCGCCGGCAGCCCCGACGACAACAACGCCACGTTCTTCTTCAACGGCGCGATGGACACCCTCCAGCCGTACATCGACGACAAGACGCTCGTCGTGAAGTCCGGCGAGACCGACTTCAACACCGTCGCCACGCTCCGCTGGGACGGCGAGGTCGCCCAGAGCCGCATGGAGGACATCCTCACCAAGACGTACTCCGACGGCTCTAAGGTCCAGGGCGTCCTCTCGCCCTACGACGGCCTCAGCCGCGGCATCATCTCGGCTCTGACCGACGCCGGCTACACCGTCGGCTCCGACTTCCCGATCATCACCGGTCAGGACGCCGAGCTCGACTCCGTCAAGGCGATCATCGCCGGCGAGCAGTACGCGACCATCTACAAGGACACCCGCGAGCTCGCCAAGGAGGCCGTGAAGATGGCCCAGGCCGTGCTCGAGGGCACCGAGCCCGAGGTCAACGACACCGACACCTACGACAACGGCAAGAAGGTCGTCCCGTCCTTCCTGCTCGAGCCGGTCATCGTCACCAAGGACCAGATCCAGTCCGTCCTCGTCGACGGCGGCTACTACACCGACGCGGAAGTGAACGGCTAG
- the mmsA gene encoding multiple monosaccharide ABC transporter ATP-binding protein, with protein sequence MTSNILEMRGITKTFPGVKALQDVTLNAQRGEVHAICGENGAGKSTLMKVLSGVYPHGTYEGDIVFEDEVMQFSSIRDSEAKGIVIIHQELALSPYLSIAENIFLGNEVRGFGGLIDWNKTNQEAAALLARVGLRENPTTKIMEIGVGKQQLVEIAKALSKRVKLLILDEPTAALNDEDSDHLLDLILHLKEQGITSIIISHKLNEIKKIADTVTVIRDGKTIETIAHDDVTEDRIIKDMVGRDLDHRYPDHTPHIGEEILRVVDWTAHHPQDPTRVMVDKVNLSVHRGEIVGIAGLMGAGRTEFAMSLFGRSYGSRISGQVFKAGKEIKIRNVSEAIAHGLAYATEDRKHYGLNLIDDIKRNISLASLDKVARGGLVDDNREFEVANEYRGSMNIKSPTVLAKTGKLSGGNQQKVVLSKWIYSDPDVLILDEPTRGIDVGAKYEIYTIINRLAAQGKGIIVISSELPELLGICDRVYALSEGRITGELPIAEATPEAVLTLMTQEKQR encoded by the coding sequence GTGACCTCGAACATCCTCGAGATGCGCGGCATCACCAAGACGTTCCCGGGCGTGAAGGCGCTCCAGGACGTCACGCTCAACGCACAGCGCGGCGAAGTCCACGCGATCTGCGGGGAGAACGGCGCCGGCAAGTCGACGCTGATGAAGGTCCTGTCGGGCGTCTACCCGCACGGCACCTACGAGGGCGACATCGTCTTCGAGGACGAGGTGATGCAGTTCTCCAGCATCCGCGACTCGGAGGCGAAGGGCATCGTCATCATCCACCAGGAGCTGGCCCTCAGCCCCTACCTCTCCATCGCGGAGAACATCTTCCTCGGCAACGAGGTGCGCGGCTTCGGCGGCCTGATCGACTGGAACAAGACCAACCAGGAGGCCGCGGCGCTGCTGGCCCGCGTGGGTCTGCGCGAGAACCCGACCACCAAGATCATGGAGATCGGAGTCGGCAAGCAGCAGCTCGTCGAGATCGCGAAGGCGCTCTCGAAGCGGGTCAAGCTGCTCATCCTCGACGAGCCCACCGCGGCCCTGAACGACGAGGACTCGGACCACCTGCTCGACCTGATCCTGCACCTCAAGGAGCAGGGCATCACGTCGATCATCATCAGCCACAAGCTGAACGAGATCAAGAAGATCGCGGACACCGTCACGGTCATCCGCGACGGCAAGACCATCGAGACGATCGCCCACGACGACGTCACCGAGGACCGCATCATCAAGGACATGGTCGGCCGCGACCTCGACCACCGCTACCCGGACCACACGCCGCACATCGGCGAGGAGATCCTGCGCGTGGTCGACTGGACGGCCCACCACCCCCAGGACCCGACCCGCGTCATGGTGGACAAGGTCAACCTGTCGGTCCACCGCGGCGAGATCGTCGGCATCGCCGGGCTCATGGGCGCCGGGCGCACCGAGTTCGCGATGAGCCTCTTCGGCCGCTCCTACGGCAGCCGCATCTCCGGCCAGGTCTTCAAGGCCGGCAAGGAGATCAAGATCCGCAACGTCTCGGAGGCGATCGCCCACGGGCTCGCCTACGCGACCGAGGACCGCAAGCACTACGGCCTCAACCTCATCGACGACATCAAGCGGAACATCTCGCTCGCGTCGCTCGACAAGGTCGCCCGCGGCGGACTCGTCGACGACAACCGCGAGTTCGAGGTCGCCAACGAGTACCGCGGCAGCATGAACATCAAGTCGCCGACCGTGCTCGCCAAGACCGGGAAGCTCTCCGGCGGCAACCAGCAGAAGGTCGTCCTGTCGAAGTGGATCTACTCCGACCCGGACGTCCTCATCCTCGACGAGCCCACCCGCGGCATCGACGTGGGTGCGAAGTACGAGATCTACACCATCATCAACCGGCTCGCGGCGCAGGGTAAGGGGATCATCGTCATCTCCTCCGAGCTGCCGGAGCTGCTCGGCATCTGCGACCGCGTCTACGCGCTGTCGGAGGGCCGGATCACGGGCGAGCTGCCCATCGCCGAGGCGACGCCCGAGGCGGTCCTCACCCTCATGACCCAGGAGAAGCAACGATGA
- the mmsB gene encoding multiple monosaccharide ABC transporter permease encodes MTDLQNEPSTAAGAQVKPTENAFTKRLSHVLGDLGKNGIFIALIVVVLLFEVMTGGILLRPQNISNLIVQNGYILILAIGMVMVIVAGHIDLSVGSVAAFVGAISGVFAVNMGLPWWLSIILSLLIGALVGAWQGFWIAYVGIPAFIVTLAGMLIFRGLALVVLGNANIGSFPTEYRALGNGFLTDLFGETDLDPLSLVIGALAIVAFAVQSVRTRRGRQKYAQSVEPGAWFVTKLVLVSVVIAAFSFALATFKGIPVTLIVLAVLVLIYGVVMNRSVFGRHVYAIGGNLHAAELSGIKTRNVTFWLFVNMGVLAALAGLVFTARLNLAGPKAGDGFELEAISAAFIGGAAVQGGVGTIGGAIIGGLIIGVLNNGMSIMGIGIEWQQAVKGLVLLLAVAFDVYNKRRSGGR; translated from the coding sequence ATGACCGATCTGCAGAACGAACCGTCCACCGCGGCCGGTGCGCAGGTGAAGCCCACCGAGAACGCCTTCACGAAGCGCCTCAGCCACGTGCTGGGTGACCTCGGCAAGAACGGCATCTTCATCGCCCTCATCGTGGTGGTGCTGCTGTTCGAGGTGATGACCGGCGGAATCCTCCTCCGCCCCCAGAACATCTCGAACCTGATCGTCCAGAACGGCTACATCCTGATCCTCGCCATCGGCATGGTGATGGTCATCGTGGCCGGGCACATCGACCTCTCGGTCGGCTCGGTCGCGGCGTTCGTCGGAGCGATCTCGGGCGTCTTCGCGGTCAACATGGGTCTCCCGTGGTGGCTGTCGATCATCCTCTCCCTCCTCATCGGCGCCCTGGTCGGAGCGTGGCAGGGCTTCTGGATCGCCTACGTCGGGATCCCGGCGTTCATCGTGACCCTGGCGGGCATGCTGATCTTCCGCGGCCTGGCGCTCGTCGTCCTCGGCAACGCGAACATCGGCTCCTTCCCGACCGAGTACCGCGCGCTGGGCAACGGCTTCCTCACCGACCTGTTCGGCGAGACCGACCTCGACCCGCTGTCGCTCGTCATCGGCGCGCTCGCGATCGTCGCCTTCGCCGTGCAGTCCGTGCGCACCCGCCGCGGCCGCCAGAAGTACGCGCAGAGCGTCGAGCCGGGCGCCTGGTTCGTCACCAAGCTCGTCCTCGTCTCCGTCGTGATCGCGGCCTTCTCCTTCGCGCTGGCCACCTTCAAGGGCATCCCGGTCACCCTGATCGTGCTCGCCGTGCTCGTCCTGATCTACGGCGTGGTCATGAACCGCTCCGTCTTCGGCCGCCACGTCTACGCGATCGGCGGCAACCTGCACGCCGCGGAGCTGTCCGGCATCAAGACCCGCAACGTCACCTTCTGGCTGTTCGTCAACATGGGCGTCCTCGCGGCGCTGGCCGGCCTCGTCTTCACCGCGCGACTCAACCTCGCCGGCCCGAAGGCGGGAGACGGCTTCGAGCTCGAGGCCATCTCGGCCGCCTTCATCGGCGGCGCGGCCGTCCAGGGCGGCGTCGGCACCATCGGCGGCGCGATCATCGGTGGCCTCATCATCGGCGTCCTGAACAACGGCATGTCGATCATGGGCATCGGCATCGAGTGGCAGCAGGCGGTCAAGGGCCTCGTGCTCCTGCTCGCGGTCGCCTTCGACGTCTACAACAAGCGCCGCTCGGGCGGACGCTAG